A genomic stretch from Perognathus longimembris pacificus isolate PPM17 chromosome 5, ASM2315922v1, whole genome shotgun sequence includes:
- the LOC125351680 gene encoding OX-2 membrane glycoprotein-like isoform X2, whose product MDGLVFRRPFCHVSAYSLIWGMAAVVLCTAQVQVITQDEREQLFTPASLRCSLPTSQEALLVTWQKKKAVSPENMITYSESRGVVVQPAYKGRVNITELGLRNTTITFWNTTLDDEGCYMCLFNIFGSGKISGTACLTVYVQPIVSLHYNFFEDHLNITCSATARPAPVLAWKVPVSGIDNSTESVSHPNGTTSVTSILRVKDPKNQVGKEVICQVLHLGTLTDYKETLNKGFWFSVPLLLSIVSLVILLVLISILLYWKRHRNQDRGYTRLIFRSPKEDTRVSK is encoded by the exons GTATTCAGGAGACCCTTCTGTCATGTGTCCGCCTACAGCCTGATTTGGGGGATGGCAGCTGTGGTGCTGTGCACAGCACAAG TGCAAGTGATAACCCAGGATGAAAGAGAGCAGCTTTTCACACCGGCGTCCTTAAGATGTTCTCTGCCAACTTCCCAGGAAGCCTTGCTTGTGACATGGCAGAAAAAGAAGGCTGTAAGCCCAGAAAACATGATCACTTACAGCGAGAGCCGTGGGGTTGTGGTCCAGCCCGCTTATAAGGGCAGGGTCAACATCACTGAGCTGGGACTGCGGAACACAACGATCACCTTTTGGAACACAACTCTGGATGATGAGGGGTGTTACATGTGTCTCTTCAACATCTTCGGTTCTGGAAAGATCTCAGGAACAGCCTGCCTCACAGTCTATG TACAGCCCATAGTTTCCCTTCACTACAATTTCTTTGAAGACCACCTAAATATCACTTGCTCTGCCACTGCCCGCCCAGCCCCTGTGCTTGCCTGGAAGGTCCCTGTGTCAGGGATTGACAATAGTACTGAGAGTGTGTCACATCCAAATGGGACCACATCTGTCACCAGCATCCTACGGGTCAAGGACCCCAAGAATCAGGTGGGCAAGGAGGTCATCTGCCAGGTGTTGCACCTGGGGACTTTGACTGACTACAAGGAAACACTGAACAAAG GCTTTTGGTTTTCAGTTCCGCTGTTATTAAGCATTGTATCCCTGGTAATTCTTCTGGTCTTAATCTCAATCTTACTATACTGGAAACGTCACCGGAATCAGGACCGAG
- the LOC125351680 gene encoding OX-2 membrane glycoprotein-like isoform X1: MDGLVFRRPFCHVSAYSLIWGMAAVVLCTAQVQVITQDEREQLFTPASLRCSLPTSQEALLVTWQKKKAVSPENMITYSESRGVVVQPAYKGRVNITELGLRNTTITFWNTTLDDEGCYMCLFNIFGSGKISGTACLTVYVQPIVSLHYNFFEDHLNITCSATARPAPVLAWKVPVSGIDNSTESVSHPNGTTSVTSILRVKDPKNQVGKEVICQVLHLGTLTDYKETLNKGFWFSVPLLLSIVSLVILLVLISILLYWKRHRNQDRAFHKPDAHLRDCEIVQYDHSLNSTSYVTLP; encoded by the exons GTATTCAGGAGACCCTTCTGTCATGTGTCCGCCTACAGCCTGATTTGGGGGATGGCAGCTGTGGTGCTGTGCACAGCACAAG TGCAAGTGATAACCCAGGATGAAAGAGAGCAGCTTTTCACACCGGCGTCCTTAAGATGTTCTCTGCCAACTTCCCAGGAAGCCTTGCTTGTGACATGGCAGAAAAAGAAGGCTGTAAGCCCAGAAAACATGATCACTTACAGCGAGAGCCGTGGGGTTGTGGTCCAGCCCGCTTATAAGGGCAGGGTCAACATCACTGAGCTGGGACTGCGGAACACAACGATCACCTTTTGGAACACAACTCTGGATGATGAGGGGTGTTACATGTGTCTCTTCAACATCTTCGGTTCTGGAAAGATCTCAGGAACAGCCTGCCTCACAGTCTATG TACAGCCCATAGTTTCCCTTCACTACAATTTCTTTGAAGACCACCTAAATATCACTTGCTCTGCCACTGCCCGCCCAGCCCCTGTGCTTGCCTGGAAGGTCCCTGTGTCAGGGATTGACAATAGTACTGAGAGTGTGTCACATCCAAATGGGACCACATCTGTCACCAGCATCCTACGGGTCAAGGACCCCAAGAATCAGGTGGGCAAGGAGGTCATCTGCCAGGTGTTGCACCTGGGGACTTTGACTGACTACAAGGAAACACTGAACAAAG GCTTTTGGTTTTCAGTTCCGCTGTTATTAAGCATTGTATCCCTGGTAATTCTTCTGGTCTTAATCTCAATCTTACTATACTGGAAACGTCACCGGAATCAGGACCGAG CATTCCACAAGCCAGATGCCCATTTAAGAGACTGTGAGATTGTCCAATATGATCACTCATTAAATAGTACTTCCTATGTTACTCTCCCATGA
- the LOC125351680 gene encoding OX-2 membrane glycoprotein-like isoform X3 translates to MDGLVFRRPFCHVSAYSLIWGMAAVVLCTAQVQVITQDEREQLFTPASLRCSLPTSQEALLVTWQKKKAVSPENMITYSESRGVVVQPAYKGRVNITELGLRNTTITFWNTTLDDEGCYMCLFNIFGSGKISGTACLTVYVQPIVSLHYNFFEDHLNITCSATARPAPVLAWKVPVSGIDNSTESVSHPNGTTSVTSILRVKDPKNQVGKEVICQVLHLGTLTDYKETLNKGFWFSVPLLLSIVSLVILLVLISILLYWKRHRNQDRGSRLEGVCLESQERL, encoded by the exons GTATTCAGGAGACCCTTCTGTCATGTGTCCGCCTACAGCCTGATTTGGGGGATGGCAGCTGTGGTGCTGTGCACAGCACAAG TGCAAGTGATAACCCAGGATGAAAGAGAGCAGCTTTTCACACCGGCGTCCTTAAGATGTTCTCTGCCAACTTCCCAGGAAGCCTTGCTTGTGACATGGCAGAAAAAGAAGGCTGTAAGCCCAGAAAACATGATCACTTACAGCGAGAGCCGTGGGGTTGTGGTCCAGCCCGCTTATAAGGGCAGGGTCAACATCACTGAGCTGGGACTGCGGAACACAACGATCACCTTTTGGAACACAACTCTGGATGATGAGGGGTGTTACATGTGTCTCTTCAACATCTTCGGTTCTGGAAAGATCTCAGGAACAGCCTGCCTCACAGTCTATG TACAGCCCATAGTTTCCCTTCACTACAATTTCTTTGAAGACCACCTAAATATCACTTGCTCTGCCACTGCCCGCCCAGCCCCTGTGCTTGCCTGGAAGGTCCCTGTGTCAGGGATTGACAATAGTACTGAGAGTGTGTCACATCCAAATGGGACCACATCTGTCACCAGCATCCTACGGGTCAAGGACCCCAAGAATCAGGTGGGCAAGGAGGTCATCTGCCAGGTGTTGCACCTGGGGACTTTGACTGACTACAAGGAAACACTGAACAAAG GCTTTTGGTTTTCAGTTCCGCTGTTATTAAGCATTGTATCCCTGGTAATTCTTCTGGTCTTAATCTCAATCTTACTATACTGGAAACGTCACCGGAATCAGGACCGAG
- the LOC125351680 gene encoding OX-2 membrane glycoprotein-like isoform X4: MDGLVFRRPFCHVSAYSLIWGMAAVVLCTAQVQVITQDEREQLFTPASLRCSLPTSQEALLVTWQKKKAVSPENMITYSESRGVVVQPAYKGRVNITELGLRNTTITFWNTTLDDEGCYMCLFNIFGSGKISGTACLTVYVQPIVSLHYNFFEDHLNITCSATARPAPVLAWKVPVSGIDNSTESVSHPNGTTSVTSILRVKDPKNQVGKEVICQVLHLGTLTDYKETLNKGFWFSVPLLLSIVSLVILLVLISILLYWKRHRNQDREA, translated from the exons GTATTCAGGAGACCCTTCTGTCATGTGTCCGCCTACAGCCTGATTTGGGGGATGGCAGCTGTGGTGCTGTGCACAGCACAAG TGCAAGTGATAACCCAGGATGAAAGAGAGCAGCTTTTCACACCGGCGTCCTTAAGATGTTCTCTGCCAACTTCCCAGGAAGCCTTGCTTGTGACATGGCAGAAAAAGAAGGCTGTAAGCCCAGAAAACATGATCACTTACAGCGAGAGCCGTGGGGTTGTGGTCCAGCCCGCTTATAAGGGCAGGGTCAACATCACTGAGCTGGGACTGCGGAACACAACGATCACCTTTTGGAACACAACTCTGGATGATGAGGGGTGTTACATGTGTCTCTTCAACATCTTCGGTTCTGGAAAGATCTCAGGAACAGCCTGCCTCACAGTCTATG TACAGCCCATAGTTTCCCTTCACTACAATTTCTTTGAAGACCACCTAAATATCACTTGCTCTGCCACTGCCCGCCCAGCCCCTGTGCTTGCCTGGAAGGTCCCTGTGTCAGGGATTGACAATAGTACTGAGAGTGTGTCACATCCAAATGGGACCACATCTGTCACCAGCATCCTACGGGTCAAGGACCCCAAGAATCAGGTGGGCAAGGAGGTCATCTGCCAGGTGTTGCACCTGGGGACTTTGACTGACTACAAGGAAACACTGAACAAAG GCTTTTGGTTTTCAGTTCCGCTGTTATTAAGCATTGTATCCCTGGTAATTCTTCTGGTCTTAATCTCAATCTTACTATACTGGAAACGTCACCGGAATCAGGACCGAG
- the LOC125351680 gene encoding OX-2 membrane glycoprotein-like isoform X6 yields MITYSESRGVVVQPAYKGRVNITELGLRNTTITFWNTTLDDEGCYMCLFNIFGSGKISGTACLTVYVQPIVSLHYNFFEDHLNITCSATARPAPVLAWKVPVSGIDNSTESVSHPNGTTSVTSILRVKDPKNQVGKEVICQVLHLGTLTDYKETLNKGFWFSVPLLLSIVSLVILLVLISILLYWKRHRNQDRAFHKPDAHLRDCEIVQYDHSLNSTSYVTLP; encoded by the exons ATGATCACTTACAGCGAGAGCCGTGGGGTTGTGGTCCAGCCCGCTTATAAGGGCAGGGTCAACATCACTGAGCTGGGACTGCGGAACACAACGATCACCTTTTGGAACACAACTCTGGATGATGAGGGGTGTTACATGTGTCTCTTCAACATCTTCGGTTCTGGAAAGATCTCAGGAACAGCCTGCCTCACAGTCTATG TACAGCCCATAGTTTCCCTTCACTACAATTTCTTTGAAGACCACCTAAATATCACTTGCTCTGCCACTGCCCGCCCAGCCCCTGTGCTTGCCTGGAAGGTCCCTGTGTCAGGGATTGACAATAGTACTGAGAGTGTGTCACATCCAAATGGGACCACATCTGTCACCAGCATCCTACGGGTCAAGGACCCCAAGAATCAGGTGGGCAAGGAGGTCATCTGCCAGGTGTTGCACCTGGGGACTTTGACTGACTACAAGGAAACACTGAACAAAG GCTTTTGGTTTTCAGTTCCGCTGTTATTAAGCATTGTATCCCTGGTAATTCTTCTGGTCTTAATCTCAATCTTACTATACTGGAAACGTCACCGGAATCAGGACCGAG CATTCCACAAGCCAGATGCCCATTTAAGAGACTGTGAGATTGTCCAATATGATCACTCATTAAATAGTACTTCCTATGTTACTCTCCCATGA
- the LOC125351680 gene encoding OX-2 membrane glycoprotein-like isoform X5, translating to MMRGVTCVSSTSSVLERSQEQPASQSMPIVSLHYNFFEDHLNITCSATARPAPVLAWKVPVSGIDNSTESVSHPNGTTSVTSILRVKDPKNQVGKEVICQVLHLGTLTDYKETLNKGFWFSVPLLLSIVSLVILLVLISILLYWKRHRNQDRAFHKPDAHLRDCEIVQYDHSLNSTSYVTLP from the exons ATGATGAGGGGTGTTACATGTGTCTCTTCAACATCTTCGGTTCTGGAAAGATCTCAGGAACAGCCTGCCTCACAGTCTATG CCCATAGTTTCCCTTCACTACAATTTCTTTGAAGACCACCTAAATATCACTTGCTCTGCCACTGCCCGCCCAGCCCCTGTGCTTGCCTGGAAGGTCCCTGTGTCAGGGATTGACAATAGTACTGAGAGTGTGTCACATCCAAATGGGACCACATCTGTCACCAGCATCCTACGGGTCAAGGACCCCAAGAATCAGGTGGGCAAGGAGGTCATCTGCCAGGTGTTGCACCTGGGGACTTTGACTGACTACAAGGAAACACTGAACAAAG GCTTTTGGTTTTCAGTTCCGCTGTTATTAAGCATTGTATCCCTGGTAATTCTTCTGGTCTTAATCTCAATCTTACTATACTGGAAACGTCACCGGAATCAGGACCGAG CATTCCACAAGCCAGATGCCCATTTAAGAGACTGTGAGATTGTCCAATATGATCACTCATTAAATAGTACTTCCTATGTTACTCTCCCATGA